The window GGTCCTTTTTCCACTTTTAATCTCTTTCATCCTATCACCTCAGTTAGAAAAATTTAGGGGGGAATATTACACCAATTATATATTAAAACACAAAAAAACCCCATACACAACACTGTGTACGGGGTTGATACAAAATCTTTTCTTTTTAGAAACTTATGTTACTATTATTTAAGCTCTACTTCTGCACCAGCTGCTTCCAATTTTTTCTTGATTTCTTCTGCTTCTTCTTTTGCTGCGCCTTGTTTTACAACAGCATCTGGTGTTCCTGCTTTTTCTACGAGATCTTTTGCTTCTTTAAGTCCAAGTCCTGTAATTTCTCTTACGACTTTGATAACTTCAATTTTCTTTGCACCGAAGCTCTTGAGAACTACATCAAATTCTGTTTTTTCTTCTGCTGCTGCAGCACCACCTGCTGCTGCTCCTGCCATTGGCATTGCCATAACTGGTGCGGATGCACTTACTCCAAATTTGTCTTCTAACATTTTTACGAGTTCAGCAAGTTCTGCTACTGTCAATTGTTCAATTGCGCTAACGATTTCTTCTAATGTCATACATATACACCTCCTAAAATAAAATTATTCTGATTTTTTATCCTTAATAGCATTAAGAGCATAAAGTAAGCTCTTGAGTGTACCAGATAATACGTTGACAAGTCCTCTGATAGGTCCTTGTACACCACTGACAACCATAGCAAGAAGTTGTTCTTTGGATGGGAGCTTGGATAGATTTTCAACTTCATCA of the Thermosipho africanus Ob7 genome contains:
- the rplL gene encoding 50S ribosomal protein L7/L12, with the translated sequence MTLEEIVSAIEQLTVAELAELVKMLEDKFGVSASAPVMAMPMAGAAAGGAAAAEEKTEFDVVLKSFGAKKIEVIKVVREITGLGLKEAKDLVEKAGTPDAVVKQGAAKEEAEEIKKKLEAAGAEVELK